In one Dunckerocampus dactyliophorus isolate RoL2022-P2 chromosome 9, RoL_Ddac_1.1, whole genome shotgun sequence genomic region, the following are encoded:
- the pla1a gene encoding phospholipase A1 member A isoform X1 — protein MSCTDNTVFLSCLLLLIHLAFLVEVVPSGSDQGQEEDHCAELSNTTWLRYRQQRLQMQVRYLLLTRQNPECAQTLDQDSLGEAQQNHFNASKPTKVIIHGYRALGSKPSWAQDLAQALLRVQDVNVLVVDWVCRASFAYNVAVENYKEVAVQISVLINLLQKQGCTPESFHFIGVSLGAHVAGFVGTLFEGRIGRITALDPAGPMFKGADTFDRLDPSDAEFVDAIHTDSDYFGISIPVGHVDFFLNGGKDQTGCARFRFASSEPRPTLCVCVCVCVCVCVCDIVSSGLLPVYGYVICDHMRAVHVYMSALNGSCPLTGIPCSSYDNFLRGRCVDCDAFKGRCPTIGLSEKCGISGSPVHSEQKLFLLTTSLPPFCAQHILLVMEVSALRRSAEVEVTLKTGNLATEQRLRLQTDTSTYRTVLAHPVALCEIHSITLRNTGARFYRQSDVHVKSVCLSHIASTTYVLHAAWKRRLQQRRCDVAEAACGDCDAMP, from the exons ATGTCCTGCACTGACAACACCGTCTTCCTGTCCTGTCTTCTCCTCCTCATCCACTTGGCATTCCTGGTGGAAG TTGTCCCATCAGGTTCCGACCAAGGGCAGGAGGAGGACCATTGCGCCGAGCTCAGCAACACCACGTGGCTGCGGTACCGCCAGCAGCGCCTCCAGATGCAGGTCCGATACCTGCTGCTGACCCGCCAGAACCCCGAGTGCGCTCAGACTCTTGATCAGGATTCTCTGGGCGAAGCACAGCAGAACCACTTTAATGCGTCAAAGCCCACCAAGGTCATCATACACGGATACAG ggcaCTAGGCAGCAAGCCGTCGTGGGCCCAAGATCTGGCTCAGGCCCTCCTGAGGGTGCAGGATGTCAACGTCCTGGTGGTGGATTGGGTCTGCCGCGCCTCCTTCGCCTACAACGTGGCGGTGGAGAACTACAAGGAGGTGGCGGTGCAGATCTCCGTGCTCATCAACCTGCTGCAG AAACAAGGATGCACGCCGGAGTCCTTCCACTTCATCGGGGTCAGTCTGGGGGCGCACGTGGCCGGCTTTGTGGGGACTCTCTTCGAGGGGAGGATTGGGAGAATCACGG CTCTGGACCCGGCGGGCCCCATGTTCAAAGGAGCAGACACCTTTGACCGCCTGGACCCGTCTGATGCTGAGTTTGTGGACGCCATCCACACAGACTCTGACT ATTTTGGCATCTCCATCCCCGTCGGCCATGTTGACTTCTTCCTGAATGGCGGCAAGGACCAAACAGGATGTGCACGCTTCCGCTTCGCCTCCAGTGAGCCCCGCcccacactgtgtgtgtgtgtgtgtgtgtgtgtgtgtgtgtgtgtgtgtgatattgtCAGCTCTGGGCTTCTTCCAGTGTACGGCTATGTGATTTGTGACCACATGAGGGCGGTGCACGTCTACATGAGCGCCCTGAACGGCTCGTGCCCGCTGACGGGGATCCCGTGCTCCAGTTACGACAACTTCCTGAGGGGGCGCTGTGTCGACTGTGACGCCTTCAAGGGGCGGTGCCCCACCATTG gctTATCTGAAAAGTGCGGGATCAGCGGTTCTCCCGTTCACAGCGAGCAGAAGTTGTTCCTCCTCACCACGTCGCTGCCGCCTTTCTGTG CTCAGCATATCCTGCTGGTGATGGAGGTCTCCGCCCTCAGGAGAAGCGCAGAAGTGGAAGTGACGCTGAAGACCGGCAACCTGGCGACCGAGCAACGACTCCGGCT TCAGACGGATACGAGCACGTACAGAACCGTGTTGGCTCACCCCGTGGCGCTGTGCGAGATCCACTCCATCACGCTGAGGAACACAGGCGCCCGCTTCTACCGGCAGAGCGACGTCCACGTCAAGTCCGTCTGTCTGTCTCACATCGCCTCCACCACGTACGTACTTCACGCTGCCTGGAAGAGACGGCTTCAACAACGGCGGTGTGACGTGGCGGAGGCGGCATGCGGGGATTGCGATGCTATGCCGTGA
- the pla1a gene encoding phospholipase A1 member A isoform X2 gives MSCTDNTVFLSCLLLLIHLAFLVEVVPSGSDQGQEEDHCAELSNTTWLRYRQQRLQMQVRYLLLTRQNPECAQTLDQDSLGEAQQNHFNASKPTKVIIHGYRALGSKPSWAQDLAQALLRVQDVNVLVVDWVCRASFAYNVAVENYKEVAVQISVLINLLQKQGCTPESFHFIGVSLGAHVAGFVGTLFEGRIGRITALDPAGPMFKGADTFDRLDPSDAEFVDAIHTDSDYFGISIPVGHVDFFLNGGKDQTGCARFRFASMYGYVICDHMRAVHVYMSALNGSCPLTGIPCSSYDNFLRGRCVDCDAFKGRCPTIGLSEKCGISGSPVHSEQKLFLLTTSLPPFCAQHILLVMEVSALRRSAEVEVTLKTGNLATEQRLRLQTDTSTYRTVLAHPVALCEIHSITLRNTGARFYRQSDVHVKSVCLSHIASTTREQPLCINNINVRRGAPWSHDLVQVCGFF, from the exons ATGTCCTGCACTGACAACACCGTCTTCCTGTCCTGTCTTCTCCTCCTCATCCACTTGGCATTCCTGGTGGAAG TTGTCCCATCAGGTTCCGACCAAGGGCAGGAGGAGGACCATTGCGCCGAGCTCAGCAACACCACGTGGCTGCGGTACCGCCAGCAGCGCCTCCAGATGCAGGTCCGATACCTGCTGCTGACCCGCCAGAACCCCGAGTGCGCTCAGACTCTTGATCAGGATTCTCTGGGCGAAGCACAGCAGAACCACTTTAATGCGTCAAAGCCCACCAAGGTCATCATACACGGATACAG ggcaCTAGGCAGCAAGCCGTCGTGGGCCCAAGATCTGGCTCAGGCCCTCCTGAGGGTGCAGGATGTCAACGTCCTGGTGGTGGATTGGGTCTGCCGCGCCTCCTTCGCCTACAACGTGGCGGTGGAGAACTACAAGGAGGTGGCGGTGCAGATCTCCGTGCTCATCAACCTGCTGCAG AAACAAGGATGCACGCCGGAGTCCTTCCACTTCATCGGGGTCAGTCTGGGGGCGCACGTGGCCGGCTTTGTGGGGACTCTCTTCGAGGGGAGGATTGGGAGAATCACGG CTCTGGACCCGGCGGGCCCCATGTTCAAAGGAGCAGACACCTTTGACCGCCTGGACCCGTCTGATGCTGAGTTTGTGGACGCCATCCACACAGACTCTGACT ATTTTGGCATCTCCATCCCCGTCGGCCATGTTGACTTCTTCCTGAATGGCGGCAAGGACCAAACAGGATGTGCACGCTTCCGCTTCGCCTCCA TGTACGGCTATGTGATTTGTGACCACATGAGGGCGGTGCACGTCTACATGAGCGCCCTGAACGGCTCGTGCCCGCTGACGGGGATCCCGTGCTCCAGTTACGACAACTTCCTGAGGGGGCGCTGTGTCGACTGTGACGCCTTCAAGGGGCGGTGCCCCACCATTG gctTATCTGAAAAGTGCGGGATCAGCGGTTCTCCCGTTCACAGCGAGCAGAAGTTGTTCCTCCTCACCACGTCGCTGCCGCCTTTCTGTG CTCAGCATATCCTGCTGGTGATGGAGGTCTCCGCCCTCAGGAGAAGCGCAGAAGTGGAAGTGACGCTGAAGACCGGCAACCTGGCGACCGAGCAACGACTCCGGCT TCAGACGGATACGAGCACGTACAGAACCGTGTTGGCTCACCCCGTGGCGCTGTGCGAGATCCACTCCATCACGCTGAGGAACACAGGCGCCCGCTTCTACCGGCAGAGCGACGTCCACGTCAAGTCCGTCTGTCTGTCTCACATCGCCTCCACCAC gcGCGAGCAACCGCTGTGCATCAACAACATCAACGTCAGGCGAGGGGCGCCCTGGTCACATGACTTGGTGCAGGTGTGCGGCTTCTTTTGA
- the hsd3b1 gene encoding hydroxy-delta-5-steroid dehydrogenase, 3 beta- and steroid delta-isomerase 1, whose product MSLGSDVCVVTGACGFLGQRLIRLILQEEKVAEIRLLDKTIKAQLLQSLNECRGDTKLNVFEGDIRDADFLRRACRGASLVFHLASIIDVINAVDPNEMHAVNVKGTQLLLEACIQENVASFIYTSTIEVMGPNPEGEPIFKGDEDTVYKSSLKFAYSKTKKEAEDRTLQANGEVLHSGGRLATCALRPMYIYGEGCQFLLGHMVDGLRNREVLYRTSLPEAKVNPVYVGNVAAAHLQAARSLKDPQKRNEVGGKFYFVSDDTPHVSYSDFNHVLMSPLGFHIQDKLMVPLRFFYIICFIWEMACMMLRPFCRVVPPINRQLLTMLNTPFSFSYQKAKRELGYTPKYSWQEARKNTVEWLADQLPKEREKLWRK is encoded by the exons ATGTCTCTGGGAAGCGACGTGTGCGTGGTGACGGGAGCCTGTGGGTTCCTGGGACAGAGGCTGATCAGGCTGATCCTGCAGGAGGAAAAGGTGGCTGAGATCCGACTGCTGGACAAGACCATCAAAGCTCAACTGCTGCAAAGTCTGAACG AATGCCGAGGCGACACCAAGCTGAATGTTTTCGAGGGCGACATCAGGGACGCCGACTTCCTGAGGAGAGCCTGTCGCGGGGCGTCGCTCGTCTTCCACTTGGCGTCCATCATCGACGTGATCAATGCGGTGGATCCCAACGAGATGCACGCCGTCAACGTCAAAG GAACACAGCTGCTTCTGGAAGCGTGCATTCAAGAGAACGTGGCGTCCTTCATTTACACCAGCACCATCGAGGTGATGGGCCCCAACCCCGAAGGCGAGCCAATCTTCAAGGGCGACGAGGACACGGTGTACAAAAGCTCCCTCAAGTTCGCCTACAGCAAGACCAAGAAGGAGGCGGAGGATAGAACTCTGCAGGCTAACGGCGAGGTGCTCCACAGCGGGGGCCGGCTGGCCACCTGCGCCCTGAGGCCCATGTACATCTATGGGGAAGGCTGCCAGTTCCTGCTGGGCCACATGGTGGACGGCCTGAGGAACAGAGAAGTTCTCTACAGGACGTCACTACCTGAGGCCAAAGTCAACCCTGTCTATGTCGGCAACGTGGCCGCCGCCCACCTCCAAGCCGCCCGCAGCCTCAAAGATCCCCAGAAGAGAAACGAGGTCGGGGGGAAGTTTTACTTTGTTTCCGACGACACGCCGCACGTGAGCTACTCAGACTTCAACCACGTCCTGATGTCTCCTCTGGGCTTTCACATCCAAGACAAGCTCATGGTGCCTCTGCGCTTCTTCTACATCATCTGCTTCATCTGGGAGATGGCGTGCATGATGCTGCGGCCCTTCTGCCGCGTGGTGCCGCCGATAAACCGCCAGCTGCTCACCATGCTGAACACGCCCTTCAGCTTCTCCTACCAGAAGGCCAAAAGGGAGCTTGGCTACACGCCCAAGTACTCCTGGCAGGAGGCCCGCAAGAACACCGTTGAATGGCTCGCCGACCAGCTGCccaaagaaagagaaaaactGTGGCGGAAATGA